The Flavobacterium faecale genome has a segment encoding these proteins:
- a CDS encoding acetyl-CoA carboxylase carboxyltransferase subunit alpha, which yields MEYLDFELPIKELEEQLEKCQVIGKESDVDVTETCTQINQKLIDTKKNIYENLTAWQRVQLSRHPSRPYTLDHIRAICGESFLELHGDRNFKDDKAMIGGLGKIGGQSFMIVGQQKGFNTKTRQYRNFGMANPEGYRKALRLMKMAEKFNIPVLTLIDTPGAYPGLEAEERGQGEAIARNIFEMVRLKVPIITVIVGEGASGGALGIGVGDKVYMLENTWYSVISPESCSSILWKSWEYKEIAADALKLTSADMKRQNLVDDIIPEPLGGAHYDRETTFKTVEEYILKGFNELKDLSTEDLIAQRMAKYCAMGEFQE from the coding sequence ATGGAATATTTAGATTTTGAGCTTCCAATAAAAGAATTAGAAGAGCAGTTAGAAAAATGTCAGGTTATTGGTAAGGAGTCAGATGTTGATGTTACAGAAACCTGTACACAAATTAACCAAAAACTGATTGATACCAAGAAAAATATCTACGAAAACCTTACTGCATGGCAAAGAGTACAATTGTCAAGGCACCCAAGTAGACCTTATACGTTAGATCACATTAGAGCTATCTGTGGCGAAAGTTTCCTAGAATTACATGGAGATCGTAACTTTAAAGATGATAAAGCGATGATTGGTGGTTTGGGTAAAATTGGCGGGCAATCGTTTATGATTGTTGGTCAACAAAAAGGATTTAATACCAAAACACGTCAGTATAGAAATTTTGGAATGGCAAATCCAGAAGGGTATAGAAAAGCTTTGCGATTGATGAAAATGGCAGAGAAATTCAATATTCCAGTTCTTACTTTAATTGACACTCCTGGTGCATATCCTGGATTAGAAGCTGAAGAAAGAGGACAAGGAGAAGCTATTGCTAGAAATATTTTCGAAATGGTTCGTTTAAAAGTGCCTATCATTACCGTTATTGTTGGTGAAGGTGCATCTGGTGGAGCATTAGGAATTGGAGTAGGAGACAAAGTATACATGCTTGAAAATACATGGTATTCTGTAATTTCTCCAGAATCTTGTTCTTCTATTTTATGGAAAAGCTGGGAATACAAAGAGATAGCCGCTGATGCCTTGAAACTGACTTCGGCAGATATGAAAAGACAAAATTTAGTTGACGATATTATTCCTGAGCCACTTGGTGGAGCACACTATGATAGAGAAACAACTTTCAAAACAGTTGAAGAATATATCTTGAAAGGATTCAATGAGTTGAAAGACTTATCAACAGAGGACTTAATCGCACAGAGAATGGCTAAATATTGTGCTATGGGTGAATTTCAAGAGTAA